One stretch of Pseudomonas sp. NC02 DNA includes these proteins:
- a CDS encoding LysR family transcriptional regulator, with protein MELRHLRYFIAVAEELHFGRAAQVLGISQPPLSQQIQALEQEIGARLFERTNRRVELSEAGRLFLQEARLVLAQVDKAADVARRAQLGELGELKIGFTSSAPFNSSIPQAIFAFRQAFPAVHLNLQEMSSTEVAESLVDESIQVGLMRPLPLPDSLSVVELMREPLVAVLNAGHPLVEGSERGLHLAQLAEEPFVFFPRTYGSGLYAQLMSLARDAGFSPHFAQEAGEAMTIIGLVAAGLGVSVLPASYQRIRIDGVVYRTLLDQEAVTAVWLVQRKGQQTPMAKAFVELLTRKALV; from the coding sequence ATGGAACTGCGCCACCTGCGTTACTTCATCGCCGTGGCTGAAGAGCTGCATTTTGGCCGCGCCGCGCAGGTGCTGGGGATCTCCCAGCCGCCCCTGAGCCAGCAGATCCAGGCGCTGGAGCAGGAGATAGGTGCGCGGTTGTTTGAGCGTACCAATCGTCGGGTCGAGCTGAGCGAGGCCGGCAGGTTGTTCCTGCAAGAGGCGCGGTTGGTGCTGGCGCAGGTGGATAAAGCGGCGGACGTGGCGCGTCGGGCGCAGCTGGGGGAACTGGGGGAGTTGAAGATTGGCTTCACCTCTTCTGCGCCGTTCAACTCCAGCATCCCACAGGCGATCTTCGCGTTTCGCCAGGCATTCCCGGCGGTGCATTTGAATCTGCAGGAGATGAGCAGCACGGAGGTGGCCGAGTCGCTGGTGGATGAGTCGATTCAGGTGGGGTTGATGCGACCGTTGCCGTTGCCCGATTCCCTGAGCGTCGTGGAACTGATGCGCGAGCCCTTGGTGGCCGTGCTGAACGCTGGGCATCCGTTGGTGGAGGGCAGTGAGCGGGGTTTGCACCTGGCGCAATTGGCCGAAGAACCGTTTGTGTTTTTCCCGCGGACTTACGGCAGCGGGTTGTATGCTCAATTGATGAGCCTGGCGCGTGATGCCGGCTTCAGCCCGCACTTCGCGCAGGAAGCCGGGGAGGCGATGACCATCATCGGCCTGGTGGCGGCGGGGTTGGGTGTCTCGGTGTTGCCGGCGTCGTATCAGCGGATCCGCATTGATGGCGTGGTGTATCGCACGTTGCTGGATCAGGAGGCGGTGACGGCGGTGTGGCTGGTGCAGCGCAAGGGTCAGCAGACGCCGATGGCCAAGGCGTTTGTCGAGCTGCTGACCCGCAAGGCATTGGTATGA
- a CDS encoding beta-ketoacyl-ACP synthase, whose amino-acid sequence MKRVVVTGMAGVTSLGSDWATIAANFRANRSGIRRMDEWDRFTELNTRLAGPIDDFVVPAHWTRKQLRSMGRVSRLAVWAAEQALKDAGLLGDESIKDGRMGVACGSSTGSTDEIKAFGNMLLNSVAEGLNANSYVRMMPHTTAANISIFFGLTGRLIPTSSACTSGSQGIGYAYEAIKFGRLPLMLAGGAEELCPTEAMVFDALYATSLKNDAPQTSPRPYDSGRDGLVIGEGGGILVLEELEHALARGAHIHAEIVGFGSNADGQHTTRPEQATMRRAMELALEDAGLAPDAIGYVNGHGTATDQGDIAETLATSSLFGSRMPISSQKSFLGHTLGACGALESWFSIEMMNRNQYVHTFNLDEVDPRCGELDYLQGEFRELHSDYVMNNNFAFGGVNTSLIFRRWV is encoded by the coding sequence ATGAAACGCGTGGTGGTCACCGGCATGGCCGGCGTTACGTCCCTGGGCAGCGATTGGGCAACCATCGCCGCCAACTTCCGCGCCAACCGCAGCGGCATCCGGCGCATGGATGAGTGGGACCGTTTCACCGAACTGAACACACGGCTGGCCGGGCCGATCGATGATTTCGTGGTACCCGCCCACTGGACCCGCAAGCAACTGCGCAGCATGGGCCGGGTTTCCCGGCTGGCGGTATGGGCAGCGGAGCAGGCGCTGAAAGATGCCGGCTTGCTGGGCGACGAGTCGATCAAGGACGGGCGCATGGGCGTGGCCTGTGGCTCGTCCACCGGCAGCACCGACGAGATCAAGGCCTTCGGCAATATGCTGCTGAACTCGGTGGCCGAGGGGCTGAACGCCAACTCCTACGTGCGGATGATGCCCCACACCACGGCAGCGAATATCAGCATTTTCTTCGGCCTCACCGGCCGGCTGATCCCCACGTCCAGCGCGTGCACCAGCGGCAGCCAGGGCATCGGCTACGCCTATGAGGCCATCAAGTTCGGCCGCCTGCCGCTGATGTTGGCAGGTGGCGCCGAAGAGCTGTGCCCTACCGAAGCCATGGTGTTCGATGCGCTGTACGCCACCAGCCTGAAAAACGATGCACCACAAACCAGCCCGCGTCCCTACGACAGTGGCCGCGACGGCCTGGTGATCGGCGAAGGCGGTGGCATCCTGGTGCTCGAAGAGCTGGAACATGCACTGGCCCGTGGCGCGCATATCCACGCGGAAATCGTCGGCTTCGGCAGCAACGCCGACGGCCAGCACACCACCCGCCCGGAACAGGCCACCATGCGCCGCGCCATGGAACTGGCATTGGAAGATGCGGGGCTTGCGCCCGACGCGATCGGCTATGTGAACGGCCATGGCACCGCCACCGACCAGGGCGACATCGCCGAAACCCTGGCCACCAGCAGCCTGTTCGGCAGCCGCATGCCCATCAGTTCGCAGAAGAGTTTCCTTGGGCATACCCTGGGCGCATGCGGCGCGCTGGAGTCGTGGTTCAGCATCGAGATGATGAACCGCAACCAATACGTGCACACCTTCAACCTCGACGAAGTCGACCCGCGCTGCGGCGAGCTGGACTACCTGCAAGGTGAGTTCCGCGAGCTGCACAGCGACTACGTGATGAACAACAATTTTGCCTTTGGCGGCGTCAACACTTCGCTGATTTTCCGCCGCTGGGTGTAA
- the fabG gene encoding 3-oxoacyl-ACP reductase FabG, with protein MTESVLVTGSSRGIGRAIAVRLAQAGHDIVLHCRSGRAEADAVQVEIEALGRSARVLQFDVADRASCKEILEADVEAHGAYYGVVLNAGLTRDGAFPALSEDDWDVVMRTNLDGFYNVLHPVMMPMIRRRAAGRIVCITSVSGLIGNRGQVNYSASKAGLIGAAKALAIELGKRKITVNCVAPGLIDTAMLDENVPVEELMKMIPAQRMGTPEEVAGAVNFLMSAEAGYITRQVLAVNGGLC; from the coding sequence ATGACTGAATCCGTATTGGTGACCGGCTCCAGCCGTGGCATCGGCCGCGCTATCGCTGTGCGCCTGGCCCAGGCCGGGCACGACATCGTGCTGCACTGCCGCAGCGGGCGTGCCGAGGCGGATGCGGTGCAGGTCGAAATCGAAGCGCTGGGGCGCAGCGCCCGGGTGTTGCAATTCGATGTGGCGGACCGCGCCAGCTGCAAGGAGATCCTTGAAGCCGACGTGGAAGCCCATGGCGCGTATTACGGCGTGGTGCTCAATGCGGGCCTGACGCGCGATGGCGCGTTTCCAGCGCTGTCGGAAGACGATTGGGACGTGGTGATGCGCACCAACCTCGACGGTTTCTACAACGTGCTGCACCCGGTGATGATGCCGATGATTCGTCGTCGCGCCGCCGGGCGGATCGTGTGCATCACCTCGGTATCCGGGCTGATCGGCAACCGCGGCCAGGTCAACTACAGCGCGTCCAAGGCCGGCCTGATCGGCGCCGCCAAGGCCCTGGCCATCGAGCTGGGCAAGCGCAAGATCACCGTCAACTGCGTGGCCCCCGGGCTGATCGACACCGCGATGCTCGATGAAAACGTACCGGTGGAAGAGCTGATGAAAATGATCCCGGCCCAGCGCATGGGCACGCCGGAAGAAGTCGCCGGGGCGGTGAATTTCCTGATGTCGGCAGAAGCCGGCTACATCACCCGCCAAGTGCTGGCCGTGAATGGAGGCCTGTGCTGA
- a CDS encoding hotdog family protein has product MTDWPLAELLPHAGDMILIDQVLSFDEEQIQTRLTVKPGGLFNRADGSLPAWVGIELMAQSVAAYAGCRARQKGEAVELGFLLGTRKFECNVEHFPAGTELTIQGLRSLEDDNGMGVFECHLTGDGIQASARLNVFRPPQAANYLDESKDTTP; this is encoded by the coding sequence ATGACTGATTGGCCGCTCGCCGAACTGCTGCCCCACGCCGGTGACATGATCCTGATCGATCAGGTCCTGAGCTTTGATGAAGAACAGATCCAGACCCGCCTGACGGTCAAGCCCGGCGGGCTTTTCAACCGCGCTGACGGCAGCCTGCCCGCGTGGGTCGGCATTGAGTTGATGGCGCAAAGCGTCGCGGCCTACGCCGGTTGCCGCGCGCGCCAGAAAGGTGAAGCCGTGGAGTTGGGCTTCCTGCTGGGCACGCGCAAGTTCGAGTGCAACGTCGAGCACTTTCCCGCAGGCACCGAGCTGACCATCCAGGGCCTGCGCTCCCTGGAAGACGACAACGGCATGGGTGTGTTCGAATGCCACCTCACCGGCGACGGCATCCAGGCCAGCGCGCGCTTGAACGTATTTCGACCGCCCCAGGCGGCCAACTATTTAGATGAATCGAAGGACACCACGCCATGA
- a CDS encoding beta-ketoacyl-[acyl-carrier-protein] synthase family protein: MSAYLNALGVICALGRDKREVSRSLFAGDCSGMRAESGWVPERVLPVAAVHGELAAIPPGLESHRSRNNQLLLEAALQIDDEIRQAIQTFGASRIGIVLGTSTSGIDEASRGIAHYLRENQFPADYDYQQQALGAPADFLADWLQLSGPAYVISTACTSSARALMSAQRLLDLGVCDAVICGGVDTLCKLTLNGFSSLEAVSAERCNPFSLNRNGINIGEAAVLFLMSKTPAPFALLGSGASCDAHHISAPEPTGKGALQAMRKALASAQLAPGQIGYLNLHGTATQHNDAMESLAVAALFPDGVACSSTKPMTGHTLGAAGALEAAFCWLSLAEGVVPPHVWDGQADPDLPVLKWASPGDALEKRCLMSNSFAFGGNNVSLIIGDAP; this comes from the coding sequence ATGAGCGCCTACCTCAATGCCCTCGGCGTGATCTGCGCCCTGGGCCGCGACAAGCGCGAAGTCAGCCGCAGCCTGTTTGCCGGCGACTGCTCCGGCATGCGCGCCGAAAGCGGCTGGGTGCCGGAGCGTGTGTTGCCGGTGGCCGCTGTGCACGGTGAACTGGCGGCGATACCGCCCGGGCTGGAATCCCATCGCAGCCGCAATAACCAGTTGCTGCTGGAAGCCGCGTTGCAGATTGACGACGAGATCCGGCAAGCGATCCAGACGTTCGGCGCGTCGCGCATTGGCATCGTGCTCGGCACCAGCACCTCGGGCATCGATGAAGCCAGCCGTGGCATCGCCCACTATCTGCGGGAAAACCAGTTCCCCGCCGACTACGACTATCAGCAACAGGCGCTTGGCGCCCCGGCCGATTTCCTCGCCGACTGGCTGCAACTGAGCGGCCCGGCCTACGTGATTTCCACCGCCTGCACCTCCAGCGCACGAGCGCTGATGAGTGCCCAACGCCTGTTGGACCTGGGCGTGTGCGATGCGGTGATCTGCGGTGGCGTCGACACGCTGTGCAAGCTGACCCTCAATGGTTTTTCGTCGCTGGAGGCGGTTTCGGCAGAGCGCTGCAATCCGTTTTCGCTGAACCGCAACGGCATCAATATCGGCGAAGCCGCCGTGCTGTTCCTGATGAGCAAAACCCCGGCGCCGTTCGCACTGCTGGGCAGTGGCGCCAGTTGCGACGCCCACCATATTTCCGCCCCCGAGCCTACCGGCAAGGGTGCGTTGCAAGCGATGCGCAAGGCCCTGGCCAGCGCACAACTGGCGCCCGGACAAATCGGTTACCTGAACCTGCACGGCACCGCTACCCAACATAACGATGCCATGGAAAGCCTGGCGGTCGCGGCCCTGTTCCCGGACGGCGTAGCCTGCTCCTCGACCAAACCCATGACCGGCCACACCCTGGGCGCCGCCGGCGCGCTGGAAGCGGCGTTCTGCTGGCTGAGCCTGGCAGAAGGCGTAGTGCCGCCGCATGTCTGGGATGGCCAGGCGGACCCCGACCTGCCCGTACTGAAGTGGGCGTCGCCCGGCGACGCCCTGGAAAAACGCTGCCTGATGAGCAACTCGTTTGCCTTCGGCGGCAACAACGTCAGCCTGATTATCGGAGACGCCCCATGA
- a CDS encoding class I SAM-dependent methyltransferase codes for MSSQYLSKNYVEETKFGFWFLRSHTWQHHVLRVAINDLRSLFSDPLPVAPVLLDAGCGQGKSFQYLQQVFAPERLIGLDADPHSLDLSRAEAARQGIAIELIGSDCATLDVADASVDVLFCHQTFHHLVEQHRALKEFYRVLKPGGYLLFAESTEAYIDTWVIRWLFRHPMHVQKSAEEYLEMIREQGFEFGPQNVSYPYLWWSRATDFGLLERWGLRQPKPAGQREETLVNVVARKPLASAET; via the coding sequence ATGAGCAGCCAATACCTGAGTAAAAACTACGTCGAAGAAACCAAATTCGGCTTCTGGTTCCTGCGCAGCCACACCTGGCAGCACCATGTGCTGCGCGTGGCCATCAACGACCTGCGCAGCCTGTTCAGCGACCCGCTGCCGGTTGCCCCGGTGCTGCTGGACGCCGGCTGCGGCCAGGGCAAGTCGTTCCAGTACCTGCAGCAGGTGTTCGCCCCCGAACGCCTGATCGGCCTCGACGCCGACCCCCACAGCCTCGACCTGAGCCGCGCCGAAGCCGCGCGCCAGGGTATCGCCATCGAGTTGATCGGCAGCGACTGCGCGACCCTCGACGTGGCCGACGCCAGTGTCGACGTGCTGTTCTGTCACCAGACCTTCCATCATCTGGTGGAACAGCATCGCGCCCTGAAAGAGTTCTATCGGGTGCTCAAGCCAGGCGGCTACCTGCTGTTTGCCGAATCCACCGAGGCCTATATCGACACCTGGGTAATCCGCTGGCTGTTTCGTCACCCGATGCATGTGCAGAAAAGCGCCGAGGAGTACCTTGAGATGATTCGCGAGCAGGGCTTTGAGTTCGGCCCGCAGAACGTCTCGTACCCGTACCTGTGGTGGAGCCGCGCCACCGATTTCGGCCTGCTTGAGCGCTGGGGCCTGCGCCAGCCAAAACCGGCCGGCCAGCGCGAAGAAACCCTGGTCAACGTGGTCGCCCGCAAACCTCTGGCGAGCGCTGAAACATGA
- a CDS encoding MMPL family transporter, whose translation MPSERWLPRLFLILLVAVLALAGWQWRHGAPLSANLMELVPGTAPDALELRAEQRMQEPLNREMLVLVGHADRQKAVAMATQLGEAWQASGLFEKVQWNLQADLPALRQQLLQGRLAMLSAKDREQLIDEPQAFIQQRVQALFDPFTGFSLVPSQDDWLGLTGRIQNSQPQHGSVQLDIGSGALIADADGKSWVLLRARTTGNAFDMKLPMQVADLLKASREQADQQGAQLLAASGLLYAANGQQQATREITWVGGGATVGILLLLLLAFRRWRVLLAFVPVLVGMLFGAVACVALFGHMHVITLVLGSSLIGVAVDYPLHYLSKSWSMSPWRSWPALRVTLPGLSLSLATSCIGYLALAWTPFPALTQIAVFSAAGLVGAYLSAVCLLPALLKGVELRPAQWPLRIAEFLLSVRESLLKRLPSPVLLILVLVFCAGGLWHLNSKNDIRQWIGAPPQLLQEAQAVARITGFQPTSQFFLVRADNQQQLLERQAALSQRLDQLVNMDKLQGYLALNQLVSAPAEQQQLREALKQLPQYWQPLLDLGVPASALQAELAQLQALPTEDIDAALVGPLAEPWRTLWLGNVDGGVAAMVSLQGLNNPALLRVQALDLPGVQLVDRLGDLNQVFAATQISAAELKLMSCVLIVLLLILPFGFGGALRIVALPLLAALCSLASLGWLGQPLTLFSLFGLLLVTAISVDYAILMREQIGGAAVSLLGTLLAAVTTWLSFGLLAISSTPAVSNFGLSVSLGLAFSFMLAPWASPSGTRKMR comes from the coding sequence TTGCCGAGTGAACGCTGGTTGCCGCGCCTGTTCCTGATCCTGCTGGTGGCCGTGTTGGCCCTGGCGGGCTGGCAATGGCGCCATGGCGCACCGCTGTCGGCGAACCTGATGGAACTGGTGCCCGGCACCGCGCCGGATGCGCTGGAGCTGCGCGCCGAACAGCGCATGCAGGAACCACTGAACCGCGAAATGCTGGTGCTGGTGGGGCATGCCGATCGACAAAAAGCCGTGGCCATGGCGACACAATTGGGCGAAGCCTGGCAAGCCAGCGGCCTGTTTGAGAAAGTTCAGTGGAACCTCCAAGCCGACCTGCCGGCCCTGCGTCAGCAGTTGCTGCAAGGCCGGCTGGCGATGCTCTCGGCCAAGGATCGCGAGCAACTGATCGACGAGCCCCAGGCGTTTATTCAGCAGCGGGTTCAGGCGCTGTTCGACCCGTTCACCGGCTTCAGCCTGGTGCCCAGCCAGGACGATTGGCTGGGCCTCACCGGGCGCATCCAGAACAGCCAGCCGCAACACGGTTCGGTGCAGCTGGATATCGGCAGCGGCGCGCTGATCGCCGATGCCGACGGCAAAAGCTGGGTACTGCTGCGGGCCCGCACCACCGGCAATGCCTTCGACATGAAACTGCCGATGCAAGTGGCTGACCTGCTCAAGGCCAGCCGCGAGCAGGCCGACCAGCAAGGCGCGCAATTGCTCGCCGCAAGCGGCCTGCTGTATGCAGCCAATGGTCAGCAGCAGGCCACCCGGGAAATCACTTGGGTCGGCGGCGGCGCGACGGTAGGCATCCTGTTATTGCTGCTGCTTGCGTTCCGCCGCTGGCGGGTGTTGCTGGCGTTCGTGCCGGTGCTGGTGGGCATGCTGTTTGGTGCGGTGGCCTGCGTGGCGCTGTTCGGGCATATGCATGTGATCACGCTGGTGCTGGGCTCGAGCCTGATCGGCGTGGCGGTGGATTACCCGCTGCATTACCTGTCCAAGAGCTGGAGCATGAGCCCTTGGCGCAGTTGGCCAGCGTTGCGCGTGACCTTGCCGGGCCTGAGCCTGAGCCTGGCCACCAGTTGCATCGGTTACCTGGCCCTGGCGTGGACGCCGTTCCCGGCGCTGACGCAAATCGCGGTGTTCTCCGCTGCCGGTCTGGTGGGCGCTTACCTGTCGGCCGTGTGCCTGTTGCCGGCCTTGCTCAAAGGCGTCGAGCTGCGCCCGGCGCAATGGCCCCTGCGCATTGCCGAGTTCCTGCTGAGCGTGCGCGAGTCGCTGCTCAAGCGCCTGCCAAGCCCGGTGTTGTTGATACTGGTGTTGGTGTTTTGCGCCGGTGGGCTGTGGCACCTGAACAGCAAAAACGATATCCGCCAGTGGATCGGTGCGCCACCGCAGTTGCTGCAGGAAGCCCAGGCCGTTGCGCGGATTACCGGGTTCCAGCCCACCAGCCAGTTCTTCCTGGTGCGGGCGGACAACCAGCAGCAGTTGCTGGAACGCCAGGCCGCGCTGAGCCAGCGCCTGGATCAGTTGGTGAACATGGACAAGCTCCAGGGTTACCTGGCGCTCAACCAGTTGGTCAGCGCGCCGGCGGAGCAACAGCAACTGCGCGAGGCCCTGAAACAGCTGCCGCAGTACTGGCAGCCATTGCTGGACCTCGGTGTGCCCGCCAGCGCGCTGCAAGCCGAGCTGGCCCAGTTGCAGGCCTTGCCCACCGAAGACATCGACGCAGCACTGGTCGGCCCGCTGGCCGAGCCGTGGCGCACGCTGTGGCTGGGGAATGTCGACGGTGGCGTGGCGGCGATGGTGAGCCTGCAAGGGTTGAACAACCCGGCCTTGCTGCGGGTGCAGGCCCTGGATCTGCCCGGCGTGCAGTTGGTGGATCGCCTCGGCGACTTGAACCAGGTATTCGCTGCCACACAGATCAGCGCGGCGGAATTGAAATTGATGTCCTGCGTGTTGATCGTACTGCTGCTGATCCTGCCGTTCGGCTTCGGCGGTGCCTTGCGCATCGTCGCCCTGCCGTTGCTGGCGGCGCTGTGCAGCCTGGCCAGCCTCGGTTGGCTGGGGCAGCCGTTGACGTTGTTCAGCCTGTTCGGCCTGCTGCTGGTGACCGCCATCAGCGTCGACTACGCGATCCTGATGCGTGAACAAATTGGCGGCGCCGCCGTGAGCCTGTTGGGCACACTGTTGGCGGCCGTGACTACTTGGCTATCGTTCGGCCTGCTGGCTATTTCCAGCACACCGGCGGTGAGTAATTTTGGGCTGTCGGTGAGCCTGGGGCTGGCGTTCAGCTTCATGCTGGCGCCGTGGGCCAGCCCGTCCGGGACAAGGAAGATGAGATGA
- a CDS encoding outer membrane lipoprotein carrier protein LolA has protein sequence MRFPVGAAVRRFDLLAKIVNDNAGRLTPRGALRFFASKSNRRTAAPTGIAFILLLGIPGLAHAFDLQQLSDQLAKPSVIHGNFIQEKHLRALPQPLTSKGTFVLAKDHGLLWLLKTPLQQDYRISANGIARRDANGWQLLPNKSAGAEQNRLFLAVLQGDSSGLQRDFELQLQGEAQQWKLTLIPRSLLLKQVFTQINIDGGELVQKIELLETQGDSTVLRMQDSTSSQPLSDAEQHDFAE, from the coding sequence ATGAGATTCCCTGTGGGAGCGGCGGTGCGACGATTCGACTTGCTCGCGAAAATCGTCAACGATAACGCAGGCCGCCTGACACCCCGTGGCGCCCTCAGGTTCTTCGCGAGCAAGTCGAATCGTCGCACCGCCGCTCCCACAGGAATCGCCTTCATTCTGTTGTTGGGCATTCCAGGCCTGGCCCATGCTTTCGACCTGCAACAACTCAGCGATCAGCTGGCAAAACCGTCGGTGATCCACGGCAACTTCATCCAGGAAAAACACCTGCGCGCGCTGCCGCAGCCGCTGACCAGCAAGGGCACCTTCGTCCTGGCCAAGGACCACGGCCTGCTGTGGCTGCTGAAAACCCCGCTGCAACAGGACTACCGCATCAGCGCCAACGGCATCGCCCGGCGTGACGCCAACGGCTGGCAATTGCTGCCGAACAAGAGCGCCGGCGCCGAGCAGAACCGTTTGTTCCTCGCCGTGTTACAGGGCGACAGCAGCGGCTTGCAGCGTGACTTCGAGCTGCAACTGCAAGGCGAAGCCCAGCAGTGGAAACTCACGTTGATCCCGCGCTCGCTGCTGCTCAAGCAGGTGTTCACCCAAATCAATATCGACGGCGGCGAACTGGTGCAGAAGATCGAGCTGCTGGAAACCCAGGGCGACAGCACCGTACTGCGCATGCAGGACAGCACCAGCAGCCAGCCCTTGAGCGACGCGGAGCAACACGACTTTGCCGAGTGA
- a CDS encoding thioesterase family protein, with amino-acid sequence MRSPGVLHCDTEILVPFFDIDTMNVVWHGHYVKYLEVARCALLDKIGHNYTAMLQAGYAWPVIDMQLRYVRGATFGQTINVRASLVEWENRLKVNYLISDKATGERLTRASTVQVAVEIASREMQLASPKIFTDAIERALK; translated from the coding sequence ATGCGTAGCCCCGGCGTGTTGCACTGCGACACTGAAATCCTCGTGCCGTTTTTCGACATCGACACCATGAACGTGGTGTGGCACGGGCACTACGTAAAGTACCTGGAAGTCGCCCGCTGCGCCTTGCTGGACAAGATCGGCCACAACTACACAGCGATGCTGCAAGCGGGCTACGCCTGGCCGGTGATCGACATGCAACTGCGCTATGTGCGCGGCGCGACCTTCGGCCAGACCATCAACGTGCGCGCCAGCCTGGTGGAGTGGGAGAACCGCTTGAAGGTCAATTACCTGATCAGCGACAAGGCCACCGGTGAACGCCTGACCCGCGCCAGCACCGTGCAAGTGGCGGTGGAAATTGCCAGCCGCGAAATGCAGTTGGCGTCGCCAAAAATATTCACTGACGCCATAGAGAGAGCCTTGAAATGA
- the hutH gene encoding histidine ammonia-lyase — translation MTTHLEPVTFGEIPLRIEDVLALANRQAPTQLQADAKYRQRIAKGAQFLDSLLDKEGVIYGVTTGYGDSCVVAVPLEHVEALPRHLYTFHGCGLGKLLDAQATRAVLAARLQSLCHGVSGVRVELLERLHAFLEFDVLPLIPEEGSVGASGDLTPLSYVAATLSGEREVMFRGERRQAAEVHRELGWDPLVLRPKEALALMNGTAVMTGLACLAFARADYLLQLATRITALNVVALQGNPEHFDERLFAAKPHPGQMQVAAWLRKDLAIDAPTAPLHRLQDRYSLRCAPHVLGVLADSLNWLRSFIEIELNSANDNPIIDAEEERVLHGGHFYGGHIAFAMDSLKTLVANVADLLDRQLALLVDVRYNHGLPSNLSGAPAERAMINHGFKAVQIGTSAWTAEALKNTMPASVFSRSTECHNQDKVSMGTIAARDAIRVLELTEQVAAATLLAANQGVWLRAQAEDARPLPPALAAMQIELAKDFPPVIEDRALEGELRLCLKRIAEQHWRLHA, via the coding sequence ATGACGACGCATCTTGAGCCGGTAACCTTCGGCGAAATTCCCCTGCGCATCGAAGACGTGCTGGCCCTGGCCAACCGTCAGGCGCCGACTCAACTGCAAGCTGACGCCAAGTACCGCCAGCGCATCGCCAAGGGCGCGCAGTTCCTGGATTCGTTGCTGGACAAGGAAGGCGTGATCTACGGCGTGACCACCGGCTACGGCGACTCGTGCGTGGTGGCGGTGCCGCTGGAGCACGTCGAAGCGTTGCCCCGCCACCTCTACACGTTCCACGGCTGCGGCCTGGGCAAGTTGCTGGATGCGCAAGCCACCCGCGCGGTGCTGGCGGCGCGGTTGCAGTCGCTGTGCCATGGCGTGTCGGGCGTGCGCGTGGAGTTGCTGGAGCGCCTGCACGCGTTCCTGGAATTCGACGTGCTGCCGCTGATTCCGGAAGAAGGCTCGGTAGGCGCCAGCGGTGACTTGACGCCGCTGTCCTACGTGGCCGCAACCTTGTCTGGTGAGCGCGAAGTGATGTTCCGTGGCGAACGCCGCCAGGCGGCGGAGGTGCACCGCGAGCTGGGCTGGGACCCGCTGGTACTGCGCCCGAAAGAGGCCCTGGCACTGATGAACGGCACCGCCGTGATGACCGGCCTCGCCTGCCTGGCCTTCGCCCGCGCCGACTACCTGCTGCAACTGGCCACGCGCATCACCGCGCTGAACGTGGTGGCGCTGCAAGGCAACCCGGAGCATTTCGACGAGCGCCTGTTCGCCGCCAAGCCGCACCCGGGGCAGATGCAAGTCGCCGCCTGGCTGCGCAAGGATCTGGCGATTGACGCGCCGACCGCGCCGCTGCATCGCCTGCAAGACCGTTACTCCCTGCGCTGCGCGCCCCACGTCCTGGGCGTGCTGGCCGACAGCCTGAACTGGTTGCGCTCGTTCATCGAGATCGAACTCAACAGCGCCAACGACAACCCGATCATCGACGCCGAAGAAGAACGCGTGCTGCACGGCGGCCACTTCTACGGCGGCCACATCGCGTTCGCCATGGACAGCCTCAAGACCCTGGTGGCCAACGTCGCCGATCTGCTGGACCGCCAGCTCGCGCTGCTGGTGGACGTGCGTTACAACCACGGCTTGCCGAGCAATTTGTCCGGTGCGCCAGCCGAGCGGGCGATGATCAACCACGGCTTCAAGGCTGTGCAGATCGGCACCAGCGCCTGGACCGCCGAAGCGCTGAAAAACACCATGCCGGCCAGCGTGTTCTCGCGCTCCACCGAGTGCCACAACCAGGACAAGGTGAGCATGGGCACCATCGCCGCCCGCGATGCGATTCGTGTGCTGGAACTGACCGAACAAGTCGCCGCCGCCACCTTGCTCGCCGCCAACCAGGGCGTATGGCTGCGGGCCCAGGCTGAAGACGCACGCCCGCTGCCGCCGGCGCTGGCCGCCATGCAAATCGAGCTGGCCAAGGACTTCCCGCCGGTCATCGAAGACCGCGCCCTGGAAGGCGAACTGCGCCTGTGCCTGAAACGCATCGCCGAGCAACACTGGAGGCTGCATGCGTAG